In Plasmodium brasilianum strain Bolivian I chromosome 1, whole genome shotgun sequence, a single genomic region encodes these proteins:
- a CDS encoding hypothetical protein (conserved Plasmodium protein), translating to MNDKEQKKHAKIIEGIKYLQNENLLLENLSAIDKNCRRQDNHVAIELIDIFLDENSYCCNENFLFNYNILNKSKELNLNAEKKNKSSFAKQFKVHVKNKNIEKINEEDAYYFLLKKKNVCSYSREFINSKKILFQYICNCVLKNYVHINYLIDKIYVDFEVKNNRNNRSSNNGINSARNNNTKRVICNDDLVNILIETIFKLFITSIDRQSDIDDERSENRVFQYAKDIQKSYLMHSKEQPQEGVGGKSGNQSINYINNINYTNYLSILKKLITIDKSFVKNIFYIFIEKIEKLTSTNIEKVCKHIFNIFKEIICHCEEFELSTVYNIFLNNEVIDKNEVLYNYAIILCLINLRNVYNTYNMMLCMNVILGKLCSTNKSNLRHSLFINDERCCRRGRKIEHVKYLECEKSESGIYDENDRTSCEEDVTLYDGDENDGDFQIIGIGENESEYNENKRSKQLNNGRCMQMYKEQIEERKIKHFIIFLLIYALKIYDISYVNGCLNELVKNFFYLLKKKRHLLNKKVHHIIKTIVFLLILIFYNLNIDNNKTVIYILKCLDILLRIYYKNVVLCEELGERSLNMNNSSREENNNKNVVSLDDNVNSPFDVDSKPFIDKAKRDGIRNSKMFKKNAVVKKKKNYDIDITHNSIGWEDEKRIDPCNILGINIFEFNVSPLLLFLIIPINLEYNLRKKDDLVLNNVNDKVMRLSTKLKNKWMLFFKNYYRHFLDFLRKKERMMQKGRGNANINVERGSEGCSGGSIKNNAENSKQNCSQNSDESNNESNDESNNESNDESNDESNDESNDKRINKRNDERSDGDSKNNDGDDVNGRCFSIMENIREEVRYLISEVHDFCEEDLFNILCLNNILFYLYDIFTHIDLIYLICFFQLCTKYNDYFCCVNIKKITYQLNALLNVHTKLCINTFENLKNENISKCTYIYINLLILSLFEYNLFFVFKFISYYCLINPSELLKLLPSLLFIYNMSYENHSIDINGDFKIRKCLNIPSDQRNVYYMFVIRSLILHVLSKIGCSDNNIPVIYNCIYILLSEGSSKMKKGEPSTDDSRRGSGYLIVCGNVKVNANVSANVHVKDGLIRSYNVDENNIIDTDFSYDGMFNTLYLLYFYDKLIDSNENIMSKYFKYVEKSTLHVQQGTDDDDQCNYAASSNRMNNNVNDDYNKDNINNTKTNYNEKLVNCLEEDINIFCDLKNVLILLKISRYYNVSNYINSIIKLINIYFRKYKNQVIYNNFYNKIQNSIIKISILILIVLSMNKYVEFEIIYNLLKKNFLKNKNYNEFNTYSTNIISSVIIFTRYYINNLVYKKDTVCNEQYDILYHSKIKYIFKDFSKLLSLNNEKILEEVINVLSSIYLIYYKNYQVEGQDTIAYYENRKKECNNTGLDNSTNRVYSVNNNLMFNLNMHEEKDLMNLYFDKHFVHKSFLKCKSENNIYKNLQKVILKDEISNLSLYHLKNMNSNNNNHLIRVLYKLFNANIKNDKNSNFNYYIKLLFSDKFQNIQEIILIFKNLHFFNVHYISLFFYIVDCFFQKLKNKIENKEEFILHHTHKTRGKDNSMDDESNGDENVLGGTTRINMVNTSKSNVVNVIKEKGKDKSMNSTYEIICNNIYEEIKSMIFEENINIHVFYPLLSILCKHNNDINEILDFFYKRVDIYMKDNDTKLNVSKNEMIIIFLCLNYVHMNVSQIPNFYNFLTNLLKEISDKYIKNILLFCLSSCCNYTDVSSSHITAILEVHKENLKCILNYDNGNTSSIRLEENIREDYNNKNKLNNDLSYIENTNSNDTHELNNDDNFYFFISLSNLCFYLYKHYNNSKYDHMVKDIYHIIINSLQKKISNVIVSVTNILMYLYIKKIISMYEITSTLKLLITRIGSNHVFNSKYVVYALCTIYRFVSFYYKENFGCITYEQSNSNDGSNIGSSNNTSNNTSNNTSNVISNNISGERYSTSNNCCKSVKGAVGFILNNLQKIIVKYFDELEDKYISLISYCSLIGLKIVGEYISSDYFNNYECCNMVILFINRFIKKDFEIKKCINTTNRILANTSESEDEIENGGVFGDKNAQYNEDRKGEQPEQEQIEKLKPKGILTSDENLFAYNNNNYKLNTDIIVNDHDTNLVLLYMFCYKYYEELNDSLIKIENLDKKHMLYNVFSHLLSIENYLKTFLKTCKLLDIDTFSLNRDKEYEDIKLNMSFDNKENTMSYLNFFSDELYDYLNNFLKIMKLINYIKFDVQIKNNIQNLYSYICKFIKIHYIILDVLILKIMENINDNIKSYYKIYKECIKRVQLLYECRISIFNYFTIFSAFSNSYSHIFCIISNYFNTFSTYEKYMFIKNIINIKKIKKEEIKFIFLNILKNAKLFHQDASLWIYAISVLKILLKRIYKIVRNGEGDKEDGKNYYDLLSYIKYSFITVLNETVLTVYRENYYNHSTLYGCGEIVKREEVLPERILQEKMLSEKSGRECNKVKKEEKYNAKDRRMLNNSSKNKGEINREDTVPIRGAQTKDNINLYKRTYVDIPLNVMLCISDFLFCLCKIIIKEKLHEEINIDEMIKDFPILIQGYVILKLKEPFKKLNIIKSKMLFHVFKYNFTFKENIQDFYCAEEKYCSNNNKSVLTLKFNYNKLTEYFQNIFLIKECIYLSYIYSHFNEKQKILENLLSMCNVSQLNKDYLYIIISSFVLFSMKSSNSSFFINNVLYNFYVTNDLIDNIGKFLASVEMNISFSIKREEKQSSRIKKANCNLNHEGVRSRIFEYNGNNNINNESKKLEEHSDNGITTTKGMVEKQCVREEDESAKIFFIIEEEFVRTKMRNSFRSKKNKLLKESNLVDEIILKKEFFFLKKLGIYYLIKNNERSTELSKKYNKLLSHFRKSEKQDFFIKHYDIHALNYKDISRYLYNQDIIDDSYYNNNFFNKNIEDNSFVSFDYEIFSKYLTVPLFMKDVFTFFELNLNKNIVTHSFGELFHKNKKSDKKQKEHGKNLYDYDTPMSDSSEDENSMEKLLFDQKQKKKKKTLLYDNTLLNYLKSRSHCLNNYELYIANISFLSEDIKNILFDKNAFNKNCVHKNSYRNDFVNHFHLLRMFFKNLILFFMIFPKSIILNNSEYFFPDNKNHFLFKVINFLSEDFVNKYS from the coding sequence atgaacgaTAAAGAGCAAAAGAAGCATGCGAAGATTATCGAaggtataaaatatttacaaaatgaaaatttactCCTTGAAAATTTAAGTGCGATTGATAAAAATTGTAGGAGACAAGATAACCATGTAGCGATAGAACTGATTGACATATTCCTAGATGAGAATAGTTATTGTtgtaatgaaaattttctttttaattataatatattaaataaaagtaaggaattaaatttaaatgctGAGAAGAAGAATAAGTCAAGTTTTGCTAAACAGTTTAAAGTacatgttaaaaataaaaatatagaaaaaataaatgaagaagatgcctattattttttgttaaaaaaaaaaaatgtatgtagTTACAGTAGggaatttataaattctaaGAAAATACTGTTTCAGTATATTTGCAAttgtgttttaaaaaattatgtgcatataaattatttgataGATAAGATATATGTAGATTTTGaggttaaaaataatagaaataatagaAGTAGTAATAATGGAATTAATAGTGCTAGAAATAATAACACCAAACGTGTAATTTGCAATGACGATTTagtaaacattttaatagaaacaatatttaaactttttattaCGAGCATTGACCGTCAAAGCGACATAGATGATGAACGAAGTGAAAATAGGGTTTTTCAGTATGCAAAAGATATTCAAAAAAGCTATTTAATGCATTCAAAAGAACAACCACAAGAAGGAGTAGGGGGAAAGTCTGGAAATCAGtctattaattatattaataacattaattATACTAATTACCTGagcattttaaaaaaattaattaccATTGATAAAagttttgtaaaaaatatattttatatatttatagagaaaatagaaaaattaacctcaacaaatatagaaaaagtatgtaaacacatttttaatatatttaaagaaattatttgcCACTGTGAAGAATTTGAATTAAGTAcagtttataatatattcttaaataatgaggtaattgataaaaatgaagtcTTGTATAATTATGCCATTATTCTTTGTTTAATAAATCTTCGAAATGTGTACAATACGTACAATATGATGTTATGCATGAACGTAATTTTAGGTAAATTATGCTCAACTAATAAATCTAATTTAAGGCATTccctttttataaatgatgAGAGATGTTGTAGAAGGGGTAGAAAAATTGAACATGTCAAATATCTTGAATGTGAAAAAAGTGAATCAGGaatatatgatgaaaatgatagAACAAGCTGCGAGGAGGACGTTACATTGTATGATGGCGATGAAAATGATGGggattttcaaataattggGATAGGTGAAAACGAATCAGAATACaatgaaaacaaaaggaGTAAACAGCTAAATAATGGTAGGTGTATGCAAATGTATAAAGAACAAATTGAGGAGAGAAAGAtcaaacattttattatatttctacTAATCTATGCACTAAAGATTTACGATATAAGTTACGTAAATGGATGCTTAAATGAGCtagttaaaaattttttttatttattaaaaaaaaagagacaCTTGTTGAATAAGAAAGTTCatcatattataaaaacgATAGTATTCCTGCTAATCTTAATATTCTACAACTTAAATATTGACAACAATAAAAcggttatatatattttaaaatgtttagaTATTTTGCTGCgaatttattacaaaaatgtgGTATTATGCGAAGAACTGGGTGAAAGGTCATTGAACATGAATAATAGTAGCAGAGAGGAAAACAACAATAAGAATGTAGTTAGTTTAGATGATAATGTAAATTCTCCTTTTGATGTGGATAGCAAACCATTTATTGATAAGGCGAAGAGAGACGGGATAAGAAACTCAAAAATGTTTAAGAAAAATGCAgttgtgaaaaaaaaaaaaaattatgatattgATATTACACATAACAGTATTGGATGGGAAGACGAAAAAAGAATTGACCCTTGTAATATTTTGGGGATAAACATTTTTGAATTCAACGTATCtcctcttttattatttttaataattcctATAAATCTTGAATACAACTTGAGGAAAAAAGATGACCTTGTTTTGAATAATGTAAATGACAAAGTTATGAGGCTCTCAacaaagttaaaaaataaatggatgttattctttaaaaattattataggCATTTCCTGGACTTTTTGAGAAAAAAGGAGAGAATGATGCAAAAGGGTAGGGGAAATGCGAACATCAACGTGGAGAGAGGAAGCGAGGGATGCAGCGGGGGAAGCATCAAAAATAATGCCGAGAACAGCAAGCAGAATTGCAGTCAGAACAGCGATGAAAGCAATAACGAAAGCAATGACGAAAGCAATAACGAAAGCAATGACGAAAGCAATGACGAAAGCAATGACGAAAGCAATGACAAACGCATTAACAAAAGGAATGACGAAAGAAGTGATGGTGATAGTAAAAACAACGATGGAGATGACGTGAATGGACGATGCTTCAGTATAATGGAAAACATAAGGGAAGAGGTGAGGTACTTAATCAGCGAAGTGCATGATTTTTGCGAAGAAGATCTTTTTAACATCCTGtgcttaaataatatattattttatttatatgatatatttacgCACATTGActtgatatatttaatatgtttttttcaattatgtACGAAATATAATGACTATTTTTGCTGTGTAAATATTAAGAAGATAACTTACCAGCTGAATGCCCTCTTAAATGTGCATACAAAATTGTGCATTAACacatttgaaaatttaaaaaatgagaatatatcaaaatgcacatatatatatataaatttgttgATCTTGTCCTTATTTGagtacaatttattttttgtttttaaatttatttcttacTACTGTTTAATAAATCCGTCTGAGTTGCTAAAATTGCTTCCTTCCttattgttcatatataatatgtcaTATGAGAATCATTCTATAGATATTAATGGagattttaaaataagaaagtgCTTAAACATTCCAAGTGATCAAAGAAAtgtgtattatatgtttgtGATAAGAAGTTTAATTCTGCATGTCTTATCGAAAATTGGTTGtagtgataataatattccGGTTATTTACAAttgtatttacattttactGAGTGAGGGAAgtagtaaaatgaaaaaaggagAGCCCTCAACGGATGATTCGAGAAGAGGAAGTGGATACCTAATCGTATGTGGAAATGTAAAAGTAAATGCAAATGTGAGTGCAAATGTACATGTTAAGGACGGTCTTATTAGATCATATAATGTAGACGAAAATAATATCATAGATACCGATTTTTCGTACGACGGTATGTTCAACACgctttatcttttatatttctatgaTAAATTAATTGACAGCAATGAGAACATAATGagtaaatatttcaaatatgtAGAAAAAAGTACTCTTCACGTACAACAGGGTACAGATGATGATGATCAGTGTAACTACGCAGCATCTTCTAATCGAATGAATAACAACGTAAATGATGATTATAATAAGGACAACATTAATAACACTAAAACGAATTACAATGAAAAACTTGTGAATTGCTTGGAggaagatataaatatattttgtgaCCTTAAGAACGTTTTGATTTTGCTAAAGATAAGCAGATATTACAACGTTagtaattacataaatagtattattaaattaataaacatatatttccGTAAATATAAGAACCaagttatttataataatttttataataagatacaaaatagtataataaaaataagcataCTAATTTTAATTGTGTTATCaatgaataaatatgtagaatttgaaattatttataatttattgaaaaaaaattttctaaaaaataagaattataatGAATTTAATACATACAGCACAAACATAATTTCGTCCGTCATTATATTCACAAGATATTATATCAACAATTTGGTGTATAAAAAAGATACGGTGTGTAATGAGCAGTACGATATTTTATATCACTctaaaataaagtatatttttaaagatttttcaaaattattaagcctaaataatgaaaaaattttggAAGAAGTGATTAATGTTTTGTCatccatatatttaatatattacaaaaattatcaaGTAGAGGGTCAAGATACTATTGCttattatgaaaatagaaaaaaggaaTGCAATAACACAGGTTTAGACAATAGCACAAACAGAGTGTACAGTGTGAATAATAATTTGATGTTCAATTTAAACATGCATGAAGAAAAAGACTTAATGAacttatattttgataaacATTTTGTGCATAagtcttttttaaaatgtaaatctGAGAATaacatttacaaaaatttacaaaaagtTATTCTTAAAGATGAAATTAGTAATCTTTCTTtgtatcatttaaaaaacatgaacagtaacaacaataatcATTTAATAAGGGTATTGTACAAGCTATTTAAtgcaaatattaaaaatgacaaaaattcaaattttaattattacattaaatTACTTTTTAGTGATAAATTTCAAAACATTCAAgagataattttaatttttaaaaatttgcacttttttaatgttcattatatttctttatttttttacatagtagactgtttttttcaaaaattaaagaacaaaatagaaaataaggAAGAATTCATTTTACACCATACCCACAAGACAAGAGGGAAGGATAATTCGATGGATGATGAATCGAACGGAGATGAAAATGTGTTGGGGGGTACCACCAGAATTAACATGGTAAATACAAGCAAAAGTAATGTCGTTAATGTGATAAAGGAAAAGGGGAAGGATAAAAGTATGAACTCAACTtatgaaattatttgtaataatatatatgaagaaataaaaagcatGATTTTTGaagagaatataaatatacatgtattttaCCCATTACTTAGCATATTATGTAAACATAACaatgatataaatgaaattttagattttttttacaaacgAGTCGATATCTATATGAAAGATAATGATACCAAATTAAATGTGAGTAAAAAcgaaatgataataatttttctttgtttaaaTTATGTGCATATGAATGTTTCTCAAATAccaaatttttataacttcTTAACGAATTTGCTTAAAGAAATATCAGATAAGTACATTAAAaacattcttttattttgtttaagtTCGTGTTGTAATTATACTGATGTAAGTAGTTCTCATATTACTGCTATATTGGAAGTACATAAGGAAAATTtgaaatgtatattaaattatgacAATGGAAATACTTCTTCTATTAGGTTAGAGGAAAATATAAGGGaagattataataataaaaataagttaaatAATGATCTTTCATACATAGAAAATACGAATTCGAATGATACACACGAGTtgaataatgatgataatttctacttttttatttctttgaGTAACTTatgcttttatttatataaacattataaCAACAGTAAATATGATCACATGGTAAAGGATATTTAccatattataataaattcgCTGCAAAAGAAAATTAGTAACGTTATAGTTAGTGTAACGAACATcttaatgtatttatatataaaaaaaataattagtaTGTACGAAATAACAAGCACTTTGAAACTTCTTATAACACGTATAGGCAGTAATCATGTGTTTAACTCAAAATATGTTGTATACGCCTTATGCACCATTTATCGCTTcgtatcattttattataaagagAATTTTGGTTGTATTACGTATGAGCAAAGTAATTCGAATGATGGTAGTAATATTGGAAGCAGTAACAATACGAGTAACAATACGAGTAACAATACGAGTAACGTCATTAGTAATAACATTAGTGGTGAAAGATATAGTACTAGTAACAACTGCTGCAAGAGTGTGAAAGGAGCGGTAGGGTTTATATTGAATAATTTACAGAAAATTATAGTGAAATATTTCGACGAATTAGAAGACAAATATATCAGCTTGATTTCGTATTGTTCTTTAATAGGATTAAAAATTGTAGGGGAATATATTTCGTCTgactattttaataattacgAATGCTGCAATAtggttatattatttataaacagatttataaagaaagattttgaaataaaaaaatgcataaacaCAACAAATAGAATTTTAGCAAATACTAGCGAGTCGGAGGATGAAATTGAAAATGGGGGTGTTTTCGGCGATAAAAATGCTCAATATAATGAAGACAGGAAGGGAGAGCAGCCGGAGCAGGAGCAGATCGAGAAGTTGAAGCCGAAGGGAATTTTGACTAGTGATGAAAACCTTTTTgcgtataataataacaactaCAAGTTGAATACCGATATTATAGTGAATGATCATGATACCAATTTAGTACTTCTGTACATGttttgttataaatattatgaagaattaaatgactctttaattaaaattgaaaatttagataaaaaacatatgttGTATAACGTATTTTCACACCTGTTAAgtattgaaaattatttgaaaacttttttaaaaacatgcAAACTTTTAGACATAGatacattttcattaaataggGACAAAGAATATGAAGatataaaattgaatatGTCATTTgataataaggaaaatacTATGAGTTACTTAAACTTTTTTAGCGATGAATTATATGACTATTTAAATaactttttgaaaataatgaaattaataaattatataaaatttgatGTTCAGATAAAGAACAATATTCAGAATttgtattcatatatatgcaaattcataaaaattcattacataatattagatgtgttaatattaaaaattatggaaaatataaatgataatataaaaagttattataaaatttataaggAGTGCATAAAAAGGGTTCAATTATTATACGAATGTAGAAttagtatatttaattatttcacaATTTTTAGTGCATTTAGTAATTCTTATagtcatattttttgtatcatcagcaattattttaataccTTCAgtacatatgaaaaatacatgtttattaaaaatataattaatattaaaaaaattaagaaggaagaaattaaattcatttttttgaacATCCTGAAAAATGCAAAGCTGTTTCATCAAGACGCCTCCCTATGGATTTACGCTATTTcagttttaaaaattttattaaaaagaatatataaaattgtaaGAAATGGTGAGGGGGATAAGGAGGATGGAAAGAACTACTATGATTTATTatcttatataaaatattcctttATTACTGTTCTTAACGAAACGGTCTTAACTGTATATAgggaaaattattataatcattCCACGTTATATGGGTGCGGTGAGATAGTGAAAAGGGAGGAAGTGTTACCAGAGAGGATCCTACAGGAGAAAATGCTAAGTGAAAAGAGTGGAAGAGAATGTAATAAGGTGAAAAAAGAGGAGAAATATAATGCAAAAGATAGGAGGATGTTAAATAATTCCTCAAAAAACAAAGGAGAAATTAATCGGGAAGATACTGTTCCTATAAGAGGCGCACAGACGAAGGACAATATCAATCTATATAAACGCACTTATGTAGATATCCCGCTCAATGTTATGTTATGTATAAGtgactttttattttgcttgtgtaaaataataattaaagaaaaactaCATGAGGAAATAAACATTGATGAGATGATAAAAGATTTTCCAATTCTAATACAAggatatgttatattaaaattaaaggaaccgttcaaaaaattaaatataattaaaagcaaaatgttatttcatgtatttaagtataattttacatttaaagaaaatatacaaGACTTTTATTGTGCTGAGGAAAAATActgtagtaataataacaagaGCGTGttaacattaaaatttaattataacaagTTAACTGagtattttcaaaatattttcttgaTTAAagaatgtatttatttatcatacatatattctcATTTTAATGAGAAACagaaaatattagaaaacTTATTATCAATGTGTAATGTTAGCCAGCTTAATAAGGATTATctctatataataatttcttcttttgttttattttccatgaaaagtagtaatagttcattttttattaacaacgTTTTGTACAACTTTTATGTTACAAACGATTTAATTGACAACATTGGTAAATTTTTAGCTAGCGTAGAAatgaatatttctttttcaattaaGAGGGAAGAAAAACAGAGCTCAAGAATAAAAAAGGCAAATTGTAATTTAAACCATGAAGGTGTAAGGAGCagaatttttgaatataatgggaataataacataaataatgaGAGCAAAAAACTAGAGGAGCATAGTGATAATGGTATAACAACAACTAAAGGAATGGTAGAGAAACAATGTGTGAGAGAGGAAGACGAAAgtgcaaaaatattttttatcattgaAGAAGAATTTGTAAGAACAAAAATGAGAAATTCCTTtcgaagtaaaaaaaataagctaCTTAAGGAAAGTAATTTAGTGGacgaaataattttaaaaaaagaatttttttttttaaaaaaattaggaatatattatttgattaaaaataatgaaagaaGTACAGAGttgtcaaaaaaatataacaaattgcTTTCCCATTTCCGCAAAAGCGAAAAACAAGATTTCTTTATTAAACATTATGATATACATGCTTTAAATTATAAGGATATTAGtagatatttatataatcagGATATTATCGATGActcttattataataataatttttttaacaaaaatatagaagataattcttttgtttcatttgactatgaaatattttcaaaatatctGACTGTTCCCTTATTTATGAAAGATGTCTTCACATTTTTCgaattaaatttaaacaaaaatattgtcACGCACAGTTTTGGTGAACTAttccataaaaataaaaaatctgATAAGAAACAGAAGGAGCATGGCAAAAATTTGTATGATTATGATACCCCTATGTCAGATTCGTCAGAGGATGAAAATAGcatggaaaaattattatttgatcaaaaacagaaaaaaaaaaagaaaacattacTATATGATAACACTCTgcttaattatttaaaaagtaggTCCCattgtttaaataattatgaactGTATATAGCAAATATAAGTTTTTTAAGTGAAGATAtcaagaatatattattcgaTAAAAATGCGTTTAACAAAAATTGCgttcataaaaatagttATAGGAATGATTTCGTTAATCATTTTCACTTGTTACggatgttttttaaaaatttaatcttgttttttatgatttttcCCAAAAGCATTATTCTGAATAAttcagaatatttttttcccgataataaaaatcatttcctttttaagGTTATAAATTTCCTATCAGAAGATTTTGTGAATAAGTATTCATGA